Proteins encoded together in one Hevea brasiliensis isolate MT/VB/25A 57/8 chromosome 16, ASM3005281v1, whole genome shotgun sequence window:
- the LOC110671758 gene encoding uncharacterized protein LOC110671758: MPAPRTEKEIRGFLGKLQYISRFIARLTTTCEPIFKLLRKNQPVVWNEQCQEAFEKIKRYLSHPPILSPPIPSIPLILYLSVENMALGAMLAQEVENLERAIYYISKKLLAYEENYSLIEKPIWSVVWATKKLRHYFQTHRVIVVSRMDPLKYLFEVPTLVGKLAKWLVLLSEFDIVYETRKTIKGRVVAEFLSENPVNEGEEVETAFPDESLKVVEVQPWKMYFDGAMNKSGAGIGVVLEAPNGKQLLMSKRLCFPTTNNIAEYEACICGLEALIAVGAKKVEVFGDSMLVVSHVKGEWELKEEKLRPYLEYAKKLLFSFEEVTMKHMPRAQNQMADALATLASLWEKGDQKLTQPVILMRSRIPCYEGLIIAHLDLEDEMKWYEDIRRYLEVREYPQSANSRDRATIRRLATQFTLAGGQLYKRFFEGLLLLCVTKKQYEQIMEEVHAGVCGPHMNGRVLAGKILRLGYYWSTMDTDCAKFVKRCHECQIHGNLNHLPSSELYSMTSPWPFSIWGIDIIGKISPTASNGHRFIIVAIDYFTKWVEAESYKVVGAKQISKFVRKNLICRFGVPHEIVSDNGSQFKGLTIQAERQSGAHPEVPVSSLTTAQMISGLLYEVRNASQILRRGGSLQHEDLLMINYTVSHGLPEDSDLDQEIKDEMIEELDELKELMIEYRSGLAGAVIEARMKQQKYEANVVGSPMEDEKCSICQENYADGEDFGKLDCGHYFHFDCIK, translated from the exons ATGCCAGCCCCGAGAACAGAAAAAGAGATTAGAGGTTTCTTAGgaaaattacagtacatcagtagGTTCATAGCTAGGCTCACAACTACCTGTGAACCAATTTTTAAGCTACTAAGAAAGAATCAGCCAGTGGTGTGGAATGAGCAATGTCAAGAGGCATTTGAAAAGATAAAGCGGTACCTGAGCCATCCACCAATTTTGTCACCACCCATCCCTAGCATCCCTCTAATCCTCTACCTATCAGTGGAAAACATGGCCTTGGGGGCAATGTTGGCACAAGAAGTAGAGAATCTGGAGAGAGCCATCTATTACATCAGTAAGAAACTCCTTGCTTATGAGGAGAATTATTCACTAATAGAAAAACCCATCTGGTCAGTAGTATGGGCAACTAAGAAGTTAAGGCACTACTTTCAGACCCATCGAGTTATTGTAGTATCCCGGATGGATCCTTTGAAGTACCTATTTGAAGTACCGACGCTAGTTGGAAAATTGGCCAAATGGTTGGTCCTACTGTCTGAATTTGATATTGTGTATGAGACTCGAAAAACCATCAAAGGGCGTGTAGTGGCTGAATTTCTTtctgaaaatccagttaatgaAGGGGAAGAAGTCGAAACAGCCTTCCCGGATGAGAGTCTCAAGGTAGTAGAGGTCCAGCCATGGAAAATGTACTTTGATGGGGCCATGAATAAGAGCGGAGCCGGTATAGGGGTAGTTTTGGAAGCACCAAATGGAAAACAATTGTTAATGTCAAAAAGGCTATGTTTCCCAACCACTAATAATATTGCAGAATATGAGGCTTGCATTTGTGGCCTAGAGGCATTAATAGCTGTTGGGGCTAAAAAAGTGGAGGTGTTTGGAGATTCAATGCTAGTGGTTTCCCATGTTAAAGGTGAAtgggaattgaaagaagaaaagttgaggccATACCTGGAGTATGCTAAGAAACTATTATTTAGCTTTGAGGAAGTGACAATGAAGCACATGCCTAGAGCTCAGAACCAGATGGCTGATGCTCTAGCCACACTAGCATCCTTATGGGAGAAGGGTGATCAGAAGCTGACCCAGCCAGTTATCCTGATGAGGAGTAGAATCCCATGCTATGAAGGGTTAATAATAGCACATTTAGATCTAGAAGATGAGATGAAATGGTATGAGGACATAAGAAGATATTTAGAGGTAAGAGAATACCCACAGTCAGCAAATAGTagggatagagctacaattcgcAGATTAGCCACTCAGTTCACTTTGGCTGGGGGGCAACTCTACAAAAGGTTCTTCGAAGGACTATTGCTCTTGTGTGTGACAAAAAAGCAGTATGAGCAGATAATGGAGGAAGTACATGCAGGAGTGTGTGGTCCTCACATGAACGGAAGGGTATTAGCTGGCAAAATTTTAAGATTGGGCTATTATTGGTCTACCATGGATACTGACTGTGCTAAATTTGTGAAAAGATGCCATGAGTGCCAAATCCATGGGAATTTGAATCACCTACCGTCTAGTGAACTCTACAGTATGACTTCACCATGGCCATTCTCAATATGGGGCATAGACATTATTGGGAAGATTTCTCCCACTGCttctaatggccatagatttatcATTGTGGCAATTGACTATTTCACCAAGTGGGTTGAAGCTGAATCTTATAAAGTAGTAGGAGCTAAGCAGATAAGTAAGTTTGTGCGAAAGAACTTGATTTGCAGGTTTGGGGTACCCCATGAGATAGTATCAGATAACGGCAGCCAGTTCAAag GATTGACAATACAAGCTGAGAGACAAAGTGGTGCTCATCCTGAAGTGCCAGTAAGCTCTTTGACCACTGCTCAGATGATAAGCGGACTATTATATGAG GTTCGCAATGCTTCGCAAATTTTGCGCAGGGGTGGCTCCTTACAGCATGAG GATTTGCTGATGATCAACTATACAGTGTCCCATGGTCTACCTGAAGATTCTGATCTAGATCAAGAAATAAAGGATGAAATGATCGAg GAACTAGATGAATTAAAGGAGCTTATGATAGAGTATCGCAGTGGACTAGCTGGGGCTGTTATTGAGGCACGCATGAAGCAGCAAAAGTATGAAGCAAATGTAGTAGGGTCTCCTATGGAAGATGAAAAATGCAGCATCTGTCAG GAGAATTATGCCGACGGGGAAGATTTTGGGAAGCTGGACTGTGGGCATTACTTTCACTTTGACTGCATTAAGTAG